The window ACCGAGGACTCCAGCAGCTCGAAGCGGCACGCCTCCAGGAGGAAGCGCAGCTCGCCAGCGAGCCGGCCGTAGTTCACCGTGTTGGCCAGCCGGCCGCCCGTCGCCGCGCTCCGCGTGTCCAGGAAGAGGGCCACGTCCAGCCGCAGCGGCTGCGCGGCGAAGCGCTCGCGGTTGAAGACGCCCACGATGCAGTCCACCGTGAGGCCCCGCAGCTCGATGACGTCCAGCGGCCGGCCCTGGGCCGAGGTCACCACGGGCGGCTGGAAGGGGAACTCTCCACTCATAGCTGTGCGCTCCTGCCGCCATCCACCGCGAGGACCTGGCCGGTGATGTACGGCGCCTCGCGGGCGAGGAAGACGACGACGCGGGCGATGTCCTCCACGCTGCCCTCGCGGCCCATGGGGATTCGCTTCAGCACCGCCTCGCGGGCCGCCGCGTCGAAGTCCTCGGGAAAAGCCACCGTGCCGGGCGAGACGGCGTTGACCCGCACGTGCGGGGCCAGCTCCACCGCCAGCGCGCGGGTGAGCATGACGAGCCCCGCCTTGCTCACCGAGTAGTGCGCGTAGTGGCTCACCGGCCGCTCACCGCCGATGTCGGTGAGGTGCACCACCAGCGGGTCCTTCCCGGCGCGCAGCGAGGGCAGCAGCGCCTGGGTGAGGAAGAAGGGCGCATCCAGGTTCACCGCGAGCATGGTGCGGTACTGCTCGCGGGTGATGGAGGCGAAGTCCACGCGCTCGTAGAGGCCGGCGTTGTGGACCACCACGTCCAGCGCGGGCCAGGCCTGGCGCACCTCCGCGCCCAGCGCATCCACCACGTCCGCGCGGCTCAGGTCGGCGGCGTGGAGGGTGACGCGGCGGCCGAGCGCCCGGAGTTCGTCCGCCAGCGTGCGCAGCGAGTCGACCGAGCGGTTCGCGTGGAGCGCCAGGTCATAGCCGGCGTGGCCGAGCGCCCGGGCCACCGCGCCGCCGATTCGGATGCCAGCCCCGGTGATGAATGCGGTCCCCATGCGGCGACTTCACTAACAGGCCGCGACGGGAAAGGCACCGGTGAGCTGAAAAGGAGCAGGGCGCGCCGGACTACCCCCGTAGTCCAGCGCGCCCCGCGTTACTGCCCTGCTTGCCCCTGGTGTTTCCCCCTGGTGTTTCCCCCTGATGCCAATGGCCCCCTGCTGACGACTACGGGTAGTAGCTGGCGGCGTGGGTGCGGTTCGAGCGGTAGCCACCGTCACGGCCGTAGGACACCCAGACCCACTCCTGCACCTGCTCGTAGCGGGCGGGGACCCAGCGGTTCTCGTAGAAGCCACCGGTGCACCGGGTGACACGCGAGCGGCGGCGGTGACGCTCCTCGCAGACCTCGGGGACCCAGACGCGCTCGTGACGGCCCTCCACCCAGCGGTTCACCGTCTGCAGCTCGTAGCGGCCGCGGGCCCGCGGAGGGGGCAGCGGCGCCGGGCCGTGGCGGCAGTCGTCGCGGTGGACGTGGACCTCGACGTGGCCGTAGCCATTCCCGCCGCCGTGGCCGCGGTCGTCGTGGTGGTTGCCGCCACGCCGCTCGGCTTCCTGGTGGGCCCAGTCGTTCACGCCCTTCTTCTCTTCCGCCTGAGCCGCCGTGGAGCCGAGGAGCATCGTGCCGAGAGTGAGAACCGCGAAACCAATCTTGAGCGCCATGTCGTTCAACCTCCGTCGTCCTGCTTGCACCTTCTGACGGGGGTCCCCCGGTTTCATTCAATGCGCGGCGGTCCGCCACGCCCGCGGGGTGGCTTCACTCGGGAGGAGGCGAAAACGTCTGGAAACAGGCGGGGTTGCCGGGGTGCGACTTCCACGCAGGTCAGCCCCTCCGCGGGCGCACGGTACCCGCGCCGCGTCCCCTGCGCGCACCGTGGATGCGGTACATGGAGGCACCATGTTCCACCGCCAAGGGCCCACCCTCCGGGAGCTGGCAGCGCAGGCGCTCACCTCCGTCGAGCGCGGGTATGACCTGCTCGCCCCCAAGTTCGACTACACGCCCTTCCGCACGCCGGACCCGGTGCTCAAGGCGGCCCTCGAGCAGGTGGGGCCGCCCGGCTCCATCGGCAGCGCGCTCGACGTGTGCTGCGGCACCGGCGCCGCCATGCGCTTCCTCCGTCCCCTCGCGCGCGAGCGCGTCGTCGGCTTCGACCTCAGCCAGGGCATGCTCGAGGAGGCCGACCGTCGCCTCTCCGGTGCTCCCGGCTCCGCGCGCTTCGAGTTCGTGCGCGGCGACGCGCTGGAGCTTCCGTTCGACGGAGAGTTCGACCTGGTCACCAGCTTCGGCGCCTTCGGTCACATCCTCGAGGAGGACGAGCCCCGGCTCGTCAGAGGCATTGCCCGCGCACTCCGTCCGGGCGGCCGCTTCGTCTTCGTGACGTCGCATCCGCCGTCGAAGCTCCGCCCGGGCTTCTGGCTCGCCAAGGGCTTCAACGCCGCCATGCGCGTGCGCAACGCCCTCTGGAAGCCGCCCTTCGTCATGTACTACCTGACGTTCCTGGTGCCGCGCGCCCGCGCCCTGCTCGAAGCGGAGGGCTTCACCGTCGAGGTGCGGGACGGCATCCTCCCCGAGCCCTTCACCCCGCTCAGCACCGTCATCGCCACGCGGCGCTGACAACGAAAGGGCCTGCCGCGTCGCGTGACGGGCAGGCCCCTGAACCTACGTCACCGCCGTGGGTGCTACGGCGTGGCGGCGGCCTTCGCCTTCGCCGGGGCCTGCCCCAGGCTGGTGAACACCGTCTCCAGCCAGACGTCCTGGGTGACGAAGCCGGCGCCCCAGGGCTTGAACTTCTCCGGCAGCCCCTCCGCCTTCACCTGCTCCAGCGTCTTGCCGGCGTCGCGCTTCGTGCGCACCAGCGCCACCGACTCGCGAATCGCCGCCACGAAGCTCTCCAGCTCCGCGCGCCCGGCCAGCGGGCCATGGCCGGGGATGATCTTCGCTCCCGCCGGCAGCGTCTGGAGCACCTTCTCGATGTTGCGCAGGTACCCCTCCACCGAGCCGCCGCTCTGGATGTCGACGAACGGGAAGGAGCCCACGAAGAAGTGGTCACCCATGTGCACCACGTTGGAGCCCACGAAGTGCACCAGCGTGTCGCCGTCCGTGTGGCCCGCCGGCAGGTGCGTCAGGCGAATCTCCTCGCCGTTGAAGTAGAGGGACATGCCCGTGTCGTAGGTGATGACCGGCAGCGCCTCCTTCTTCGCGGGAGGGATGACGCCGAACACGCCCATGTCCGCGCCGGCCACCAGCCGCGTGCGCGCCTCGCGGTGCGCCACGATGCGGCCCTCACGCCCGAAGACGGCGTTGCCGCCCGTGTGGTCGAAGTGCCAGTGCGTGTTGAGCACGTAGGAGATCTTCGCCTTGCTCAGCTTGTCCAACGCCTTGTTGATCTTCGGCGCCAGCACCTCGAACTGGTCGTCGACGATGAGCAGGCCGTCCGGCCCCACCGACACGCCGATGTTGCCGCCAGCGCCGGTCAGCATGTGCACGTTGCCGGCGACGGGAGCGCTCGTCACGTTCGCCTTCGCCGGGTCCGGCAGCTGCGCCAGCGCCACCGAGGGAACCACCGCCAGGACGGCCAGGAGACTTCTCATGTGTGCAGCTCCGCGAGAAAGACAGGATGATGGGCGCGCAACATAACCGGCCGCCCGCTCCCTGGCCCGCTTTCGTGCGCTGCCCTCAGTGCGCCCCGTAGTCGACCTGCGTGACGGTGTACTCAACGGCCCCACGCGGCCGCTCCACCAGCACGGCCTCCCCCACTTCCTTGCCCAGCAGCGCGCGCGCCAGCGGCGACTCCACGCTCAGCCGTCCCGCCTTCACGTCCGCCTCGTCCGGCCCGACGATTCGGTAGCGCGCCCGGCCTCCGTCCTCGTCCTCCAGCTCCACCCACGCACCGAAGAAGACGCGCCCGGCCTGGGACTCGTCGGGCTCCACCACCCGCACCTCTTCCAGCGTCGCTGCGAGCTGCTGCACCCGCCGCTCGCGCTCCTTGCGCCGCACGCCCGCCTCCAGCGCCGTCAGCTCCGCCGCGCCGGTGTCCGGTCCCTGCGCCGCCGCCAGCTCCTCCTGCAGCGCCCGGTACCCCTCCGGGGTGATGTAGCGCTTCTCTCCCGAGGCCGAGCGCGGCCGCGCGGGGACCAGTCCCTCCTCCCCACCCGAGTCCTCCTTCGTGAACGCCTTCGACATGCCTGCCTCCTTCCCCCAGGAAGATTTCTCAGTCCTTCCAGGGATTTGAAGCCTCCCGTGCCCCCCTGCCAGCACAGGAGGCGGCCCCCTTTTCCATCCATTGTGGAAAATGGCACAATCACGGCCATGCTTCAGCCCCGCAAGGTCCCCCGGTTCGCGCACCGCCTGACGGTCCGGCTGCGCGGGATGCTGCCCATCTACACGCACGATGTGTCGGAGGGCGGCTTCTGCGCGGAGATGCTCCAGCCCATGAAGCCGGGGACGGCGGTCCAGGGCTCCATCGCGGTGGGCGACCAGGAGCTGCCCTTCCAGGGCGAAATCGTCTGGACGCAGCGGACCGCCGGTGACCGCGTGCGCGGCCGCTGCGGCGTGCGCTTCACGAACATCACCGAGGACTTCCGGATGCGGCTGCAGGAGTACCGGAAGATGCAGGGCAAGCGGCTGGTGCGCTGGTACACCTGAAGCTGCGGCTGCCCTCCACGCGAGGCCCGAAGCACGGGCCCGCGCGGAGGATGACGGACCCGACTCAGGTGCCGGCGTTGGGCGAGCTCGCGGTCGGCGTCTGGGGCGAGCTCGGCGACTGGGGAGCGGTCGGCGTCTCGGGCGAGGCCGGCGTCTCGGGCGAGGCCGGCGTCTCGGGCGTCGCGGGCGTCTCGGGCATGGCCGGCGTCTCGGGAGCGGTGGGCGCCCCTTCCGGCGCGGGGGACTGGCCGGACGGCATGAGCTGCAGCCGGTAGCGGCTCACGCCCGGGGGCAGCACCACCTCCACCAGCGGGTTGTCCTTCAGCAGGTCCTTCGACACCTGGAGCGTCACCAGTCCCTCTGCGTCGCTGGTGGCGGACAGGCGCGAGCGGCCCTCGCCCGACAGCACGCGCGCGCCCGGCACGGGCCGGTTCGTCATCGGGTCAATCACGCGCAGCGCCACCGTCTGCCCCGCCACGCTCTCGGTGGCGCCTGGCTGCACCACGTCCTTGTAGCGCGGGCGCAGGGTGCAGGCGGACAGGAGGGCGGTCGAGACGAGGGCGGCGGTCAGCAGGCTGCGGCGAAGGCTCATGGGAAGGTCCGTGCGGAATGGGAGGGGTGCGGCCGGGCGCGGCAGCATAGCCGCAGGTCATCCGCCCGCCAGTCCAGGACTGGAAGGAGGGCGCCAGGGCCCACCGGGCGTCCTGCCCCTTGCTACAGCCAGCAACCCTTCCGTGTTCCCCCCGCCATCCCAACCTCAAGGACATCCCGCGCGCGCATGCCTGTCCCCGGAGTCACGACCCATGGCTGAAATCACCCCGACCCGCCCCGAGCAGGACCCGACGCCACCCGCGTACACCCGACAGACCCACTACGAGTTCGTCCGCGCCGAGCTGCCAGCCGGCATCGGCATGAAGCCGGAGAACATCGTCCTCAAGCGGCGCATCCTCGTGGGCAGCATCCTGACGATGTTCATCACCAGCTTTGCCCTCTTCTGGATTCCCCTGTTCAACGGCCTGATGGGAGGCACCTTCGGCGGCTACCACGCGGGCAAGCTGAAGCGCGCGCTCGGCGCGGCCGCGTTCAACGCCATCGCGGTGCCGGCCGCCGTCGCCTTCCTCCTGTTCCTGAGCCGGAACCACTCGTCGTACCTCTTCTACGGCCTGGGCTTCACGGGCTGGGCGCTGCTGCACGTCATCGGCACCTTCATCGGCGCGGTGGCGGGCTCGGCCAGCCGTCCGCTGATGACCGGTGACTACCTGCAGCAGACGCCCGTCGCCCTCAGCGCATCTCCAGTCCCAGCGCCAGGCGTCGTTCCGCCGACCCGTCCAGCCAGGTCGACGGAGACCGTGACTCGCGATGCAGTGGAGGTGCGAGCGAACCCTCCCAACGGACCTGTGCGCGGGGAGTGAGCAGCACGCCGAAGGGCCCCGCGCGCCCCAGCCACCACTCCAGCTGGAGCATGGCCCCCGCCTCGTGCGTGACGTGGTCGTCGCCCACGCGCCAGGTGGGGGCATACGCCGCCTCCAGGCGCACGGCGTTGGCGCCCGAGCCCGGCAGGCCCGTGCGGTGGGCCACCGAGACACGCGGCCCCGCGGCCGGCGTCAGCGAGTCCCGACTCCAGTGCAGCGTGGCCAGGCCGCCCAGTCCCACCGCCGTGAAGTGGGAGAAGCGCGTGCCCTCGTCCAGCACCATCAGCGCCTCGGCCTGGACCGACGCCCGGTGGGGCAGCGCTCGCGCCGAGCGGGAATCCACCCGCGCCTCCGCGCCCCAGCCCAATGAGTCCCATGCGGACTCGCGGAAGGGCGCCAGCTCGCGCAGCAGCGTGCGGTAGCCCACCAACGTCAGCTCCGAGGAGACCACCTTCGGCACCCCCCGGCGCGGCTCCAGGGACAGCTCACCGTCCAGCACCCGCAGCTCGCTGCTCGGCTGGAAGCCATGCAGGCGCGCGTCGCCCAGCGCCTCGGCCATGCCCGCGGTGCGCACGCTCACCACCGGCCGCGCGCCGCCCACGTCCGGGAAGTCCACGCCCATGCTCACCACCGTGCGCCCCGCGCCGGAGTCCCGCAGCGCGCCCTGGGCCCAGGACGTCTCCGCCGCCACCTTGTCGCGGTGGTCGTCTCGCAGGAAGGCCACCGGGTCGACCTCCGCCAGCACTCCGTCGTTGAGCGCGCCCTGCACCTCGGTGGCCCGGTGGAAGGCGGCCTCGGTGCGGTCGGCCCTCACCAGCAGGCGCAGCTCCTCCGGCGTGGGAGGACGGCGGGGTGCCGCCGCCATCGCGTCCTTCAGCAGCGTGGTGCGGTCCAGCACCGCGAGCTTGCGTTGCAGGGCGTCCTCACGCTCGAAGATGCGCTGGCGCTCGCGCACGCCCGCCTCCGCCGCGCCGGGGACTGGCACGCGCACCGCCAGCAGACGGGCCCGCTCGATTTCCAGGCGCACGCCTTCTGCCCGGTCCACCGCCGCGCGCTCCACCCGCACCGCGTGGGCCACGTAGGCGTGCAGCCGCTCGCGCACCGTTGCGCGCGCTTCGGCCTTCGCCGATTCGAGGGCCGCGGGCACCACCTCCGGCAGGGCGTCGTAGGCGGTACGGCGCACTTCCGGCTCCGGCGACTGGAGCTTCGCGTGCAGCTCCCGGAGCCGCGCGTGCTCGGCGGGGCCCAGCTGTCCGGTCAGGGATGCGAGTGCCGCCTCCCGCGCGGCGTGCGCGCGCACCGCGCGGTCCCCGGTGGACTCGAAGGCATCCGGCACGTGCTCCAGCAGCGGCCCGGCGCGCCCGTCCGGCCCGAGGACGTCCAGCTTCGCCAGCGTGTCCAGCGTGGCGGTGGGCAGCACCCACAGCGCCGCGGGCGGGCGCACGCGCCGGCCGTCCTCCAGCGCGCCGTTGAGGAGGAAGAGGAGCGCGCTCGCGCAGTTGTCGGTGAAGAAGTAGTAGCCCATGTACCCGCGCCGCTCGAGTTCCCAGACGCGCTCCAGCATCCGCGCCTCCTCGCCGCGGGTGAGGCGCAGGCGGAAGCGGCGGATGGAGCGCTGCTCCAGCTCCAGCGCCTCGTGGGACAGGTCTCCCATCGTCCCCGTGAGGAAGACGGTGTCGTAGCCGCCCGTCATGCCCTTCACCAGGTAGCCCAGGCCCCTGGACTCCATGCCGGTGAGCGCCACCAGTTGCACCACGCGCTCGAAGGCGGGGCCGCGGGGCACCTCGCCCTCGTGCCACACCGGGCGCAGCAGCAGGTGGCCGAAGAGGGACTCCGGCTGGCGCCCGGTGGACGCCACCAGCAGCACCTCGAAGTGGGACAGCGACTCCAGCTCCGCCCACGCGTCGAAGGCCGGGCACCCGCCACGGGGCGGCAGCTCGCCCAGGCCGGAGGCCTTCACCCGCTCCGACAGGGCCCGTGCCTTGGAGAACTCCTGGCAGCGCACCTGGTCGTCCACCGGCAGCGCGTCCGCGCGCAGCGACTCCGCCGGGACGAGCAGCTCCTCCGCGAAGGTGACGAGGTCCAACGAGGCGCTCTTCTGGCCTCGTGCGCGGCTGAAGGCCCCCGCGTAGGTGATGCGGGCCTCCTCCTTCCACACCAGCGGCCGCTCCAGGGGCTTGAGCCAGCCGGACAGCCGGCGCCAGTCCGGGGTGTCACTCCACCTGTGCGCGTCGTCCCAGCGCTGCACCACGGCGTGCACCACCGCGCGGCGGCGCCACAGTCGCTCGGCTTCCTCGTCCGTCAGCTTCGACAGCCGCAGCGTGGCTCGGCGCTCGTCCGAGGGCGCGTACCTGTAGAGGTGGAAGCGTGTACGGCCCTCCGTCCAGTCCGGGCGCTCTGGCGTGCCGTCTCCCATGCCGAGTGTCGCGGGCTCCGCGTGCAGCACCAGCTCCAGCGGGCCTCCCGGCGGGCGGCGCATCGCGGGTGGCAGTGCCTGGAGCCCTGCCTCCACCTCCGCTACCAGGGCTGCGTCCCGGGCCGCGACTCCCTGGAGCACCACGCCGGAGAGCGCCAGGAGGCGGACGCGTTCTGACAGCGCCTGCTCGGCCTCGTGCGACGTCTCGGTGGAGTGTTCCCCCTCTCGCCCCTGCGCCGCCTCCACCGGCAGCGCGCACGCGAGGCCGAGCAGCCATGCCGCCCAGCGAATCAATGCGCCACCTCCGCCGTCGCCTCCTCGTCGGGCGTGGCGAGGAAGGCCCGACGGTCATCCTCCAGACGCGGGTCGGCGCGAGCCAGCTCCCCCACCCGCTCCAGCCAGGCCAGGGCGCGCTCGGGTGTGAGGGAGCGCTCGTCCGCCATCGCCAGCAGCTCCTTCCGGTGCGAGCGCAGCATGCGGCCGAAGGTCCCCAGGTTCTCACGGCGGATGCGCGCCGCCGCCGCCAGGTCCTCCACGGTGGGGCCCGCTCCCAGCGCCAGGTCCTCGCGGAGCTGGTGCGTGCGCGCGCGCAGGTACACCTGGGCCGTGCGGCCCAGCTCCTTCGGCTCCACGCCCCTGCGCCGCTCGGCCGCCGCGTACGCCTGCCAGATGACCACGCCGAGCCCCACCACCACCACGCCCACCGTCACCGCCGACACCACGTTGTCGTTGTTGCTCTGGCTGCTGTTGTCGGAGCGCGAGCGCGACGCCTCCCCCTCCGCCTTCTCCGTCCCGCTGGAGCCCTCGCTGGAGCCGCCCTCCTCGGAGCTGCGCGAGGTGCGCTCACTGGTCTCACTGTCGCTGGAGCCACCCGCCTCCGAGCTCCGGGACTGCAGCTTCCCTCCCTCGCTGGAGCCGCCCGCCTCCGAGCTCTTCGACTCCGAGCTGCCCCCCTCGCTGGAGCCACTCTCGCTGCTGCCACCCTCGCTGGAGCCCCCGGACTCCGAGCTCCCGCCCGAGCCCGAGTCACTGGAGTTGCCCTCGCTGGAGCCTCCCGACTGGCTGGAGTCACCCTGACTGGAGTTGCCCGAGTCCGAGGCGCTCATGCCCCCCGGCCCCATGGCTCCCGGAGTCCGGCACGCGGAGACGGCCATCAGTGCTGCCATGCACAGCGCCCGCTTCGCGGAGCTCTTCGTCGTCATCTCATCCCTCGTCGAGGTCTCTTTGGTTCCACGCCGCCCTTACGGGGCGCGGTCAAGCCGGGCACGCGCTTCAGCGCGCCCCATGCGCCACGAGTGCGTCTTCCAAATCCCGCCGCAGCAGCGGGTCCCCGCGCACCAGCGCGCCCACCCGCTGCATCAGCTCCAGCGAGCGCTCGGGCGTGAGCGTGCTCGCGTCCGCCAGCCGCAGCAGCTCACCGCGGTGCTCGCGCAGCAGCGTCCCGAAGAGGGGGACGTGCTCGCGGCGCAGGTTCACCACCCCCGCCAGCTCCTCCACGGTGGGGCCCGCGCCCAGCACCACGTCCTCGCGGAACTGGGGGAGGCGCAGGCGCAGGTACTCGTGGGACAGCCGGGCCGCGCGGGCCAACTCGGGCGCGTCCCAGGAACGGCGCCGCGACTGCACCCGCGTGTAGAGGCCGAGCGCGGCCGTCAGTCCCAGCACCAGCGACACGGGCAGCGCCCCACCCGCCGCCTCCAGCATTCCACTCGCGGCCCCCTGCTCCAGATGCGACTGACACCCGAGTCCCCATGCACCGGCATACACCAAGGCATTCCAGTGACTCCGCATCCGGCCTCCCCTGAGGAGTGCGTCTTCACGTAGGTATTGACCCGGCGACGGCGGACGGATCCCCTGGCCAGCAATGTGCCGGACGCACGGACAGCGCCGTTTCACGGAGCTACGCGCCAGGGGACCGGCGGAGCGCTTCGCTACGAAGGCCACACCTGCTTGGATTCGCGCACACGCGCTTCCATCTTTGCCCCAGCGCTTCCGCCTTCATGGAGCAAGGTCATGACCCTGGGACTCTCCATCGTCGGTCTCTTCACCGTGCTGCTCGCCCTGGCGTCCATCTTCCCCACCAGCGAGCCGAAGTGGTTCGGCTTCGGCGTGCTCGCGGCGGCCCTCTGTGCGCTGGGTGCCGCCTTCAGCGGTCCTCACTTCCGCACCGCCATGCCGTGGGCCGTGGGTGTGGCGCTCTCCATCTGGGGTCTGGTCGGCCTGGGTACCGGCGACGTCAGCGCGTGGATTGGCTGGGCGACGCTCGCGTTCGGCCTGGCGTACCTGGGGCTGGGCATGCTGCACTTCCTGCAGCGGGTGGTGCCAGCCAGGCGACTGCCCCGGCTCCTGCGCCCCGTCTAGAGGTGCCAGCAGTCGCTCGGCCCGGTGAAGGGGCAGCGCGCCGGGCGCCCGGAGCGGGGCACCCGGCGCGCGCTCACAGGCACGGCGGATGCGGCCCTCCCCCCCGGGAGCCGACAGGCGAGTCTTGTGTCAGGTTTCATTCCATTTCCATCAGGGGAATTCCGCAGGTCGGAACTGACCCTGTAGGCCCGAGGCAACAGACGTCCTGACCCGGACGTTCGGCGGACTCAGGGTGGGGCTGATCGGTCACGGGGGGGCTGGGCGCTTCTATTGACGGGCGTATACTTCGGGAATCTTGATTCGTCTGAATTCCGAGGAGCAGGGCCTGCTAGCGGACCTCGAGGTCCTGCTTGCGGAAGCCGAGCCCAGTGCGGAGTCGCTTCCCACGGTGCTGGGCGCCTTGCGTGATGCGTTGAAGGGCGAGCGAGCCGTGGCCTACGGCGTGGACGTGGGCCCGGAGCGGTACCACGCGAGCTACTCGCACTTCGTGGGCTTCCCCCTGCCAGCCGCGACGGTGCATGAGACGCTCGAGGGCTCCATGTCCTCCGTCAGCGACCCTTGGGGCTGGTTCGACCCCGCGCGGCCGGAGCCGGCCCAGCGCAACCGGGCGCTGCACTTCCGCTCGCTGGCGGAGACGGAAGCGCGGCAGACGATGCCGCTGCACGACCTGCCCGCGGTCGAGGTGGGGCGGCGGCTGGGGCTGAGCGAGGGCGAGCTGGAGACGGTGCGCGAGCGGGCGCTCACCCGCTCGGGTGCGGTGTTCCGGCAGCTGGGTGTGGAGAACATGGCCTGGCTGCGCACGCTGGTGTGCGAGGGCCCGGCGCTGCTGGGGTGGGTGGGCATCGGCCGCGCCGAGCCCTTCACCGAGCGCGAGCAGCGGCTGTTGCAGGCGCTGACGCCCGCGCTCCAGCGGCGGCTGACGATGGAGACGCGGCTGCGCGAGTCGGGGCTGATGTCCACCGCGCTGGAGGTGGCGATGGAGGCGCTCGGGCGTGCGGCCTGGGTGGTCAGCTCCAGCGGCCGCGTGGTGCACGCCAACAGCGCCGGGCGCGTGCGCCTGGAGCGCGGCGAGCCCGAGCTGATGGAGCTGCTCAAGCGGGGTGCCCAGGGCATTCCCTGCTCCGGCCCGCTGACGCTCACGCCGCTGCGCACGTCGGGCCTGCCGGCGCACTACCTGGCCATCGACTCGGGCACCGCGTCCAGCGCCGCCGCGCGCGTGCACGCGCTGTCGGCCCGCTGGTCGCTCACGGCGCGCGAGTCGGAGGTGCTCACGCACATCGTCCAGGGCGAGACGAACAAGACCATCGCCGGGCGGCTGGGCTGCGCCGAGCGCACGGTGGAGGTCCACGTCACGCACCTGCTGAGCAAGGCGCAGGTGGAGAGTCGTTCGGCGCTCATCGCCCGCTTCTTCCAGACGTCCTGAGGCCGGGCCATGAGCCTAGGATGGGGGTGTGAACGACGCCCTCATCCAGGCTGCTGTCGCCCGCGCCCACGAAGCCGTGGCGAAGGGTCCCCACTCCACGCCGGCCGATGGACGGCCCCGGCGCCGGCGCCTCGCCATCGGCGACCCGCAGGCGGACCTGGAGCGCGTGCTGGCCATCCTCGCGCACCACGGGCTGCTGGGTGACGCCGGCTGGCTGCGGCGCGACGTCCAGCTCGTGTCGGTGGGCGACCACTTCGACTGGGGACGTCCGCACGAGCGCGACGCGGTGGCGGCCAGTGGCCTGGCGCTGGTGGCGTGGCTGGCCGCGCACCCGGCCGACCAGGCGGTGCTGCTGCTGGGCAACCACGACCTGGGCCGTGTGGGGGAGCTGGCCGGCTTCACGGATGCCACGTTCGCCGAGGCCCAGGCGGAGGCGGACCGGGCGTACCGGGGCGGCGACACGGACGAAGCGGCGGAGCGCTCCTTCCTCGCCCGCTGGCCCCAGGTGCCCGCCGCCGAGCTGGTGGCGCGCGACTTCGGCAACTTCCGTGAGGTGCAGCGGGCCTGGGTGGAGCACCTGCTGCGCGTCCGGCGCTTTCGCGCCGCGTACGCGGCCGGCCCCGGGTTGATGGTGCTGCATGCGGGAGTCACGCACGAGGACCTGGACGTGACGGGCCTGCCCGCTGAGAGACGCGCAGACGCGGCGGCCGTCGCGGAGGCGGTGAACGGGGCGGTGGACGCAGCGGTGCGAGCGTGGGTGGGAGGACCGCTGGCAGTGCCGGGCCTGCACCGGCCGGGCGACGCGGCCGGAGGCGAGGGCCTGGGCATCTTCTATCACCGCCCCAGCCTCCACCCGGAAGACGCCGAGCGCGTGCGCGAGACGCCGCGC of the Pyxidicoccus xibeiensis genome contains:
- a CDS encoding SDR family oxidoreductase yields the protein MGTAFITGAGIRIGGAVARALGHAGYDLALHANRSVDSLRTLADELRALGRRVTLHAADLSRADVVDALGAEVRQAWPALDVVVHNAGLYERVDFASITREQYRTMLAVNLDAPFFLTQALLPSLRAGKDPLVVHLTDIGGERPVSHYAHYSVSKAGLVMLTRALAVELAPHVRVNAVSPGTVAFPEDFDAAAREAVLKRIPMGREGSVEDIARVVVFLAREAPYITGQVLAVDGGRSAQL
- a CDS encoding class I SAM-dependent methyltransferase, which produces MFHRQGPTLRELAAQALTSVERGYDLLAPKFDYTPFRTPDPVLKAALEQVGPPGSIGSALDVCCGTGAAMRFLRPLARERVVGFDLSQGMLEEADRRLSGAPGSARFEFVRGDALELPFDGEFDLVTSFGAFGHILEEDEPRLVRGIARALRPGGRFVFVTSHPPSKLRPGFWLAKGFNAAMRVRNALWKPPFVMYYLTFLVPRARALLEAEGFTVEVRDGILPEPFTPLSTVIATRR
- a CDS encoding MBL fold metallo-hydrolase: MRSLLAVLAVVPSVALAQLPDPAKANVTSAPVAGNVHMLTGAGGNIGVSVGPDGLLIVDDQFEVLAPKINKALDKLSKAKISYVLNTHWHFDHTGGNAVFGREGRIVAHREARTRLVAGADMGVFGVIPPAKKEALPVITYDTGMSLYFNGEEIRLTHLPAGHTDGDTLVHFVGSNVVHMGDHFFVGSFPFVDIQSGGSVEGYLRNIEKVLQTLPAGAKIIPGHGPLAGRAELESFVAAIRESVALVRTKRDAGKTLEQVKAEGLPEKFKPWGAGFVTQDVWLETVFTSLGQAPAKAKAAATP
- a CDS encoding GreA/GreB family elongation factor; the encoded protein is MSKAFTKEDSGGEEGLVPARPRSASGEKRYITPEGYRALQEELAAAQGPDTGAAELTALEAGVRRKERERRVQQLAATLEEVRVVEPDESQAGRVFFGAWVELEDEDGGRARYRIVGPDEADVKAGRLSVESPLARALLGKEVGEAVLVERPRGAVEYTVTQVDYGAH
- a CDS encoding PilZ domain-containing protein; translated protein: MLQPRKVPRFAHRLTVRLRGMLPIYTHDVSEGGFCAEMLQPMKPGTAVQGSIAVGDQELPFQGEIVWTQRTAGDRVRGRCGVRFTNITEDFRMRLQEYRKMQGKRLVRWYT
- a CDS encoding Lnb N-terminal periplasmic domain-containing protein, whose amino-acid sequence is MIRWAAWLLGLACALPVEAAQGREGEHSTETSHEAEQALSERVRLLALSGVVLQGVAARDAALVAEVEAGLQALPPAMRRPPGGPLELVLHAEPATLGMGDGTPERPDWTEGRTRFHLYRYAPSDERRATLRLSKLTDEEAERLWRRRAVVHAVVQRWDDAHRWSDTPDWRRLSGWLKPLERPLVWKEEARITYAGAFSRARGQKSASLDLVTFAEELLVPAESLRADALPVDDQVRCQEFSKARALSERVKASGLGELPPRGGCPAFDAWAELESLSHFEVLLVASTGRQPESLFGHLLLRPVWHEGEVPRGPAFERVVQLVALTGMESRGLGYLVKGMTGGYDTVFLTGTMGDLSHEALELEQRSIRRFRLRLTRGEEARMLERVWELERRGYMGYYFFTDNCASALLFLLNGALEDGRRVRPPAALWVLPTATLDTLAKLDVLGPDGRAGPLLEHVPDAFESTGDRAVRAHAAREAALASLTGQLGPAEHARLRELHAKLQSPEPEVRRTAYDALPEVVPAALESAKAEARATVRERLHAYVAHAVRVERAAVDRAEGVRLEIERARLLAVRVPVPGAAEAGVRERQRIFEREDALQRKLAVLDRTTLLKDAMAAAPRRPPTPEELRLLVRADRTEAAFHRATEVQGALNDGVLAEVDPVAFLRDDHRDKVAAETSWAQGALRDSGAGRTVVSMGVDFPDVGGARPVVSVRTAGMAEALGDARLHGFQPSSELRVLDGELSLEPRRGVPKVVSSELTLVGYRTLLRELAPFRESAWDSLGWGAEARVDSRSARALPHRASVQAEALMVLDEGTRFSHFTAVGLGGLATLHWSRDSLTPAAGPRVSVAHRTGLPGSGANAVRLEAAYAPTWRVGDDHVTHEAGAMLQLEWWLGRAGPFGVLLTPRAQVRWEGSLAPPLHRESRSPSTWLDGSAERRLALGLEMR
- a CDS encoding helix-turn-helix transcriptional regulator, which translates into the protein MIRLNSEEQGLLADLEVLLAEAEPSAESLPTVLGALRDALKGERAVAYGVDVGPERYHASYSHFVGFPLPAATVHETLEGSMSSVSDPWGWFDPARPEPAQRNRALHFRSLAETEARQTMPLHDLPAVEVGRRLGLSEGELETVRERALTRSGAVFRQLGVENMAWLRTLVCEGPALLGWVGIGRAEPFTEREQRLLQALTPALQRRLTMETRLRESGLMSTALEVAMEALGRAAWVVSSSGRVVHANSAGRVRLERGEPELMELLKRGAQGIPCSGPLTLTPLRTSGLPAHYLAIDSGTASSAAARVHALSARWSLTARESEVLTHIVQGETNKTIAGRLGCAERTVEVHVTHLLSKAQVESRSALIARFFQTS